One window from the genome of Nicotiana tomentosiformis chromosome 5, ASM39032v3, whole genome shotgun sequence encodes:
- the LOC138893228 gene encoding uncharacterized protein: protein MQGLSGQKSVSYSDLCMFPHVHLPAGFKMTKFEKYTWNGDPVTHLKRYCNQLRGTGGKQELLMAYFGESLTGIAFEWYMDQDITHWHVWDDMARDFVRQFLYNVDIAPDRNSFSILKKKIAESFCEYAVKWREQAARIKAPIDEAEMVVVFLHAQEADYFQNMMSAMGRPFAEVIKIRELVENGLKTGRILSHAAFKATSQAIQNGLEGLMNRNWRDEELDTALKALTIIAEIEEKPNNGCQT from the coding sequence ATGCAAGGTCTGAGTGGCCAAAAGAGTGTCTCTTACTCCGACCTGTGTATGTTTCCCCATGTTCACTTGCCGGCTGGTTTCAAAATGACAAAATTTGAAAAGTACACTTGGAATGGAGACCCGGTCACTCATCTAAAACGATATTGTAACCAGTTGAGGGGTACTGGTGGAAAACAGGAGCTGCTAATGGCCTATTTTGGAGAAAGCCTCACTGGGATCGCTTTTGAGTGGTATATGGATCAAGATATTACCCATTGGCATGTGTGGGATGATATGGCTCGAGATTTTGTCCGCCAATTCCTATATAATGTGGACATCGCTCCCGACAGGAACTCTTTTTccattttgaaaaagaaaatcgcGGAAAGCTTTTGCgaatatgctgtcaaatggcgTGAGCAAGCTGCCAGGATAAAGGCTCCGATAGACGAAGCCGAAATGGTTGTAGTCTTTCTACATgcccaagaggcggactacttccagaacatgatgtccgctatgGGTAGGCCATTTGCTGAGGTTATCAAAATTAGGGAGTTGGTAGAAAATGGGTTAAAGAcgggccgaatcttgagtcatgctgcctttaaggccacatcacaggccATTCAGAATGGTTTAGagggtttgatgaacagaaatTGGAGAGATGAAGAACTTGATACGGCATTGAAGGCCCTTACAATCATTGCCGAGATAGAAGAAAAGCCAAACAACGGTTGCCAAACCTGA